The Glycine max cultivar Williams 82 chromosome 3, Glycine_max_v4.0, whole genome shotgun sequence sequence TCAGTAAACTCCTTATTGCCCTGCAATTCAGACGCAGACAACTTCCCATATTTCTCAGAAAGATGTCTCTTTATGTCCTCATCAGTAGCGTAAACACCTACAACAAATGACTCAAATTTTGTCAATACCATAAAAGTTTAGTTTGTCCCCTAATCATTATTTGATATACATTCCAAACAAACAATTTAGTTTCCCAAATTAGCAAACTTTACACAAAACTTAAGTTACAGTAAAACCATAATCAGATACTGGCATACTATATCCAAAAGGCAAAAGGGAATCTACccagattttttttatgtgagtTGTTTCCACTTGGTAAAGCCAAAGTTAAAAGATCctaaattattctttaattgGAAAGTGAGATGCTAAATTgggaaaaaatcatttttttttgtaattatttttacatttaaatttaaactagtGAGGGTTGAGGAAAATAAAATGTCATACCAAAAGCGTATACATCAATGTTCTTCAATCCCAAAACGTTTTTTTTCCGCAGCCCAATTCCGCAGAGTTTCTGAGAACTGTCTAAAATCGAAGGGAACGAAGTTCCGGTTTTTGCCTCAACCACGCAAACCCCACTGTCGGCTAAACTCAGAGAACCCAAGAGAGGCATTGATGGGTTAACAGAGAAGAAGGAATTCAGAGCATTCCGGAGAAAGGAGCGGTCGGAGGAGGATACGGCGGCGGCTGCGGCGAATGCAGTGAATGGGCGAGGGAATTGAGGCCGTTGGGGCTGAAGAAACGAGAAGGGGAAGCGCAGCATGGACGACATCTTTGCTTCGTTAGTTTCACTGATTCAGAAGACATCGCAAGAAGGTAAAAGTTAAACTATTTGAaagaggataaaaaaattagcaatattttgtaaaatttacatttttactcttaattttaattttattctaggGTAAATGACTAATTTAATCATTATAGTATACATTCACGGACAATTTTGTCCATGTcctatgaaaattaattatttagtctAAAATGTCATGACAATTTGATCCAAGTGTTAAAATCGTTTTGTTTCTTCTAAAAGTAGTAACTTATGTGGTTCATATTGTTTTATGTGAcaaagtaaatatataatatgcatgaattaaattgttattaaaattaaagtgtGAAACCCCACAAAAATCCATTTTTTGGACATTTTCTTCTCTGAAAGTCAACCTCACCAACCAAATCATACCTCGTTCCTCTCTCTTTATTGTTGCGACGCACACCATTCCCACCGTCGATTGCGCTTCCCCTAGTAGCCACTTGCAAAAATGCAGAGGTTTATCACGCGACCAGAAAATGACACCATTCTCACCACCCAAGACCCAAAACTCGAACGTGACACACATCCTTCTTGGTGTCGATAGCGCTTCCATATGGTGGGCGCTTGCGAGAACAGGGTTAAAAGCGACTTGACAAGAACGCGATAAGTGGAAATATACGTTTTCGTGGACTAATTTTTTACTTAGTAGTATTTGTTAGGGATCAATTTGCCACTAAGTATATATGTTTTAGTGGGAAATTTTTAGAAGGAGAGTTCATCTATATGTGATCATTATGTTTGTTGCTTCAAAAATcaatacattacaaaaaaaagtgaCAATTTAGTCTAAAATGATTTGGAAAGCCATCGTACACACATGTACTTATTACATGAATGAGTATGAACCACATATGCTATATTCggtaatgaaaataaatgaattttaactATTAGACCAAATTGTGATGACATTTAACATTtgtggactaaataaataattttaatcgtacaaaaacaaattataaacaaatataaattataaggactaaattcattatttacccttaattttattctattcgACCATATGCTAAATAGAGGTGATAAAATAGTAAGTACCACATATTTTTCTCcctcaaaagtaaaaatattctaCAGTAGAATGTTAGACCgtgagttttcttttttctataaaaacttaataaaattctaatttctaCCTTTTGTTCATAACGAAGAACTAAAATCACATCATTttagtaaatataaatataaggatTAATAACAtagtagtattaaaattttataaaaattaaaatcaacatttcaaatatttaaaaaaaacaaaaaaaaatactttattctaaaataaaagtataaaataattataaaataaaagtaaaagaatattataaaaaaatatcagatGTTGAAAATCGTGTGaagttaataaatttgtttaaaaaaagataataatctcttaaatattgaaaaataaaaaatattagcaatatattttctacacattctttctataatatatatatatatatatatatatatatatatatatatatatatatatatatatatatatatcattggtTAAATGTgtaaattcatcatttttttaaatactgaaaagtagaaaaaattattaatatattttctaacacGTCCTTTCTAATATATACGTAATtggttgaaaaatgttttttttactgcaaaataCTCATCATTTAATTTAGAATAAGTGTTGAATACGTGGTAAAATATTATCCACAATGTGGAGACTAGGAAATAAAGAAGATGCTCTAGCAAGGTGATGAGAATTACTCCATTAGCTTCTCCTAATAAAAACAACTTGATAGGTTGGGTTCTCTACTTCTCTTCTAAAATGACTCTTCCTAGCTCGGAATTAGCGACAGCCACAGATACTACTCTCTCTCAGCAATTGTCTCCAAAATGACGTTTTGAAGACCTAAGGATTGCAGGAATTGTAGTGCCGAAAGGAGGCTCCAAGCTTCGCCTAGCTTCAGTGACTGTCAAACAAGGGTGTCTTCTAATGATTTTCACTCACACCAATCTCCCTCTGTCATCACGATTACAAATGCCAGCTGCTGTTGTATTTTGtgcttggaaaaattataaACACCATCCACATTACATTTCATGCGAATTTGGATAAGCTTTGTTGCCCCACACTTTATCATTCCTCCGCCTCCAAAGCAACATAGCCACTTGTTGTAGGTTGAAAATTGTTAGAAATCATAAAAATGTGTGAATTCATCCTTATGTAACTAGTCATGAGtttgtaatattttaataaattttaattaagaaaagaaaatatgttagaaaaataagattaattctTAAAGGAAATAATTCTTTGTTAGACCCTACCTATCTTTTAATCGAATTTTGGAttaatcaagattttttttcttgatgaatcgatggattaacaaaataaaatatgttattaacCCTTCTTATTTTTGTCTATTAACTTTCAAATTTAACTCTTTTTGGTTGATGTATATTGGAATTTGATATGTCTTGCataattcttttataatataaagtgaGAAATTTTTTGTGCACTTTTTTCCGCTTAAAATAAGAGAGTATCCTagacaattaatattttatacttttgttttcatttacttaataaatcatattacttagtgaaatatttaatagaaagtaaattttaaataaacatttatcattAAGTATTAGTAAAGGATTATTAAGAGGGCTATGTTATTGAGTGCTTAATCACAATGGGAGCATTCTCCCTTCTTCAGTGGCTTTATGCTTTGTGAAATGaatgttaacaaaaaattatggtGTGATAACAGGTTTTATTAATGATGTTATCAATGAGAATTTAAATTCATGCATCTATTAATAAGatattatacatttatttattatatttatgaattatattttttaagaaaatattaaacttgaaaataaaatgaaaataaataatgatacaAATTCTAGTATGAATCGATCAAATACATGTGTATGGATGATTACAGTGATTTGTCAATGTTcaagaagtttatttttatatattatgaaatTGTCAAGAAGTTAGGCCTTGAATTAAGTAAGTATTTTTACtcttactttttattaaataagttattacaatttatataaatttaatatttttttatcattttgtagAGAGCACCTGAGTAAgataagaaatgaaaataataagaataaagacAAGAGGCACATATATCAATTTGATAAATGGATTGAAAATAAGGTAAGATTGATGTTTAACGTATTATAGGATTACTaatagtaattaaattatgGAAACCATAGTATGGTAAATATTTAATCCTCCCCTCTCTTACTAAGACTACAGAAGAATCAGAATgttcttgtaaaatttaaataatatttaaatttgtccATAAACCTCGTAATTCTCTAATGTTCTTCAATGGTAAAAAAACATCGAAGCGAACCAAAACCTCCACAACCATTGTAAAGAGCATAGTCGAGCCTTTCTCAATGTGCCCAATCGTGGTTTTGGAGAAGAAAAAGGACATGGGGAGTGCATAAGTATTAGAGGGAAATGTAAATAACAACTACCTTCATTAGACCTCTTGGACTCCAAACAACTACAACTCCAGCATCTTGAGCTCATCCTAAATGGGCTAGCATGTTCTTGGGTTAATTCAACCCAAAAAGTTAGGCCTTTATTTCATGGACTTCAACTCTTGCTAAATGCACCccctaaaattttaatatgctCCAACTACCCTTCTTGATTATAGCTTACTCTCTCAAATTCTTCCGTTTTCCTTTCCTACACCCCCATTCTTCTATCTTCCTCATTTTACTTGAAGACAGAGCTACCAGTCGAATATCCTAAtttgtaagtaaaaaaatagCTCAATTGGCCCTATGGATAAGGCGTTCCAAAACATGTGAGGATAATTTTAGATTGTGTAATCCAAGTGCATTATGGATTGCACAATCCAGAATTatctcaacatttttttttggaactgCCTATCCAGAAGAGATGTAACATAATTCTGGGATCGAGTAATctagaacacaaaaaaaaaaaagagcaacaaTTATGGAATGGTTAGTCaaggcaacaaaaaaaaaaccaaaagaatCAGCCTGCACCATCGCATGAACGTATTGGCATGGTCACTATTATTGTTCAGAAACAACGTAGAAATAACAGGAAAATCCTTGTGTTGTGCGCAGTGCCGATTGTGAGTGTGATCTCATCTCATCTCTTTGATTTAAATGCACAACCCggtggaagaagaaaaagtttcCGATGTGAACTCATGGATTCCAATGTCAGCCTCTATTTATTTTGGTGGGGGGacattacatttttattttatttggtcaTCCACCaaaatgttttttctctctattttatCTGGTCAGGAAAACTCTCTCGAGGCTTAATGGTGGACCTTTTAACCAaaatgatgtattttttttcataacaaaatggatagattttaaaataaattatagaaatgaATAAATGATACTTTCAAACAcgattttaatatgaaaaaatcatACTTCTAAAGATGATTTcacttttctagtttttcttattttattttaatttttattacataaGAAACAGACCAAATATGCATTTTATGGGCACTaaagaaaaaatttgtaataattttttaacggctacaatttatttaaaaaataaataaataaataaactggaAAAGTAAAATATTCTTTAGAAGAATGATTTTTCATGTTGGAATTATCTTTGGAAGCACGATGGatacatttctttttattaaaaaaacttaattaatatgttttttttcctaaaatagagtcacattttatttttggttcttaactttttttacataatttttggtccttatatatttttttaatccttgttCTTTTTGTTTAGTCCTTCTAATAtacatctatttttttgtttgtattagTCTCTATAATACGCAGAATGTTTGCTTTTAGTTCTTatcagatatttttttaaaggaaatgaacaaaatattataggaactaaaataaaaaaaaatagatttattagaatgaccaaaacaaaaaaacaagaaggaaaatttcaaaaaaaatattgggacTAAAAGTTAAGCAAAATATGACTATATTTCAGAaacaaataacatatttaagctattttaaaaaattgacttaagttttttttttttgcaatcaacctaataaaattaataacgagtttaataaataagtattaaataGTTTACTTTTTAAAGTGTGGAATAGAAATAGGCATAAAaggcagaaaaaataaaagttcaaaCTATACTGAAAGGATCGACAAATTCATTGAAATATGTTAAATATAAAActgattttatgattttggcATATTAAAAAGACGCTAAAGGGGGATTACACTCTATATTTTTGTCTCAATGTTAAGAAATAAGCAATCTAGCTTAGCTTACATTAACCACGAATTATAATGGGTGCTAGAACGAGGTTAACACTTAACAGGCAGGAGCTGACCCACATGCCACATTAACAATAAACAGCTTTGATTCTTGAgctaacattttttgttttatatattattagtattatttgaaTGCATGCAATTGTACAAATCACCAAATCATCACCTCTGCTATGACCTAACAATGGATTCCATTAATTGTTGAGTATTATCTGAATGCAAGAGATCTGTCCAAATGTGTATGGATGCAGGTGAGGTGATGGGAAAACACCACAAGAAGTTAATTTCAGGTAAAACAGTGCTATTTGATACGAAAAATATTTCCCGAAAACCACACAAATTATAACGTGTGAAATTGAGAAACTAATTAAAACAAGTACCATATGATAAAGGGAAACCGTCTATTGATACCATATtcacaaattattttcataattaacatttaatattCGTTTTACATAAATGGAGGGTTTTATTAGAAGGATTCATTAAACATGTGCAGCTTTTTATTATAGACCCAAAGATGGGGAACATATTTTAGATATATGTATTGTCTACCATAGTCATTTCATCCAAAAGTTAGAACGTTTGAAAGTATTCTTCACGCGCACGGGTACATTTTTAATACTAACATACATGATCTTGAGCATATTTAACGTCAATTGAAGTGCCCAAAAGCAGCAGCATTTGGCAGCAAACTTTTCATATTCAAAGCATTATTAAAATCAGATAGGATGCTGTCttttcattgaaaaaaaatcataagctGTACTAAGAATAATACTTtcgatgattaatttttaaaaattttgttgtttactatttctaattcaatttagtGGTAGTACGtattataagatatttaaatttaatgttgtGCTCGGGGTATTTTGAGTCTATTAGATGCAATGATGGATCTAGGAATGTATAAGGgggaataatttaaatatttaatttttgataaataatgagttttataaaagaaatttattgattttgtgtaaaactaaaaatatgattGACTACTACGAAGAAATTaagcaaatattaattttacttattaatttttctcaataatttttaattttttatacatatacaCAAGTAGTCTTGAGGGAGGGGGTCAAGGCCTATGAATTTATAACCCACAACAATTACTTAACTAACTTTCATGTCTACATATATTTAtcctaatcttattttttatgaacataTCCTAATCTTATTATACACCTCTTACACTATCTGACTCTGGCATCTAGGTATTTGTACAGATGTATATATGAAAGTTTTTTTGCTCATCGAAAATCATTCCTATTGCTCCTCCGAAACATTGTTCCTGCCCGCTTCATTCATTTTGTTCAAATCCTTTAAAACAAAtgtattttttctgtttttatttataaaactcaaatttaaaatgatatttgtttttttataaaactcaatctatagtatcttttattaaatatttttagattaaaaatatcattcatcaaaataaaaaaaatatattgataaataattagaagagagaaaaatattaatacaatgatagatttttaaaaaatatataaatttaagataaatttaatatcatcaaagtaaattaattaattatttaaattttaataatttaagtaaTTGAGTCTATACAGTAATGAGGGAAGGGAGAAATAGTTTAGGAATACATAAACGTTTATATCTCCTCACATTACCTACAAAAGCAAACTAGCTTTGGTAAAACCTACCCAACTtacatatatatgaatataGTAATATTCACAACCTAGATATTTATTGAGCTTCTTCTTCACTtggaattataattttaagtatAGTAAAACAATGGGACCCTTACACTCTCACCCGATTGGATTTCACACCTAACGCAGGCCCATGTTTATTCATAGCCGACAACAGGGGAGTAATTGTGTTATCCTAAGTGCAAGTTTGACAATATCCACACACAGGCTTGGGTCGTTTTGGTTCTTCCATAGTGTTATTTAGCGGTTGGGCTTTGTCGACTACTCCTTTGTCGCAAAAAGTCTTGATTACATATTCATTTTGTCCAATTTGTAAATGTCATCGTGGGGAAAACCCAAGTTTCGAatcatctttattattattattactacccTTTTTATCAATAAGATAGCAATATGAAAATCTTGGATTCAtcaaaaaaaacaattcaataaTGATGAGGAAATATATTGGGGAAATGATGAAGATTACATATTGGGGAAATCGTGGACAGGGTTGTGCGGTTTATCTGACTTTATATAATGTAATACTAACCACGTGCATCATTAATCATGAACAGGCTATCTAACCTTTTCTTGATGGGACTAGAGAAAGGTTGGGGAGTTGAAATTTTGTGCCCATTTCATTTTGGATCAAAATCTGAAATTaccattaattttgatatttattccATTTATCCCAATCATATTTAACCGTTTCAACTTCCTAGCTAattctattaaaattaattataacaaaatttaaaacacacGGACACTTTGGTCCAATAAGAATAAGAGTAGGGTGAGTAAATGGGCCCAGATCCATGAATTGGACCGTGGGCCCTGTGATCCGTGCGGGTAacagattgatttttttaaacagtTCATGATTATGCAATATTTTTTGGTCCGTCCCGCTTAACCCGCAGACCGTGCGAGTTTGGCCCGTGGGATCCGCGGGTTGTCCATAAGCCCGCTTAATCCATGGTTTGAGAATTCCACCAACTACAACACCTTAAGAATCAAGCTTAATCCAAATCTTTCATTGTTGACTTGTAATATTTTGAGCATCTAAATTACAACTATGGTTTCCAAATTGACATTTAGTATTGGCTCACGGGTGCTTAACAAATATCGAACTAGGCTTCTTGGTGACAATGTGTAAGCTTTGATATGTACTAAAAGTTGGTTACTAAGATTTGATGAGCAAGGTAAATAATGtgtaataattattgttttttaatcacttaacttgagttgattctaatatttattatcgTTTTGAGTTTTAGGAAAAGAATATGAAGATGTGGAGATAGAGAAGGCTCAAGCtacttcaaatatgaaatcatttgttattgaaaatgtttaagtttcatattttagatttattgcttggattttcttttattaagacattatttattttattgatgtaattaactaattgttaatattttatttacatccgcgttgaacttaatttgattgtgctacatttttattgaaattgaaattcttttcaaATCAGGCTCGCAGACCAGCTCATTTGACCTGCAAGGTCTGCAGGGCGGAGATTAACCAATTTATTAGATCCATATAAGAATGCGGGACACGCTGGCCCGATTCGCTGTCAATATGGGCGGGCCTTATGTGGGACGGGCCGACCCACTTACCTACTCCTAAATGGGAGttatccaataaaaaaagtttttttttttaccatgtaAATCTACTGATGATTAAGTATgtgaattaattaatgtaatcaatttaatcaataattttttatataattaaattattcggAGAAAATTTTCgtgtttatattaattttatctaattcTGATAAgattgtttcttataaaaaaaataattatagttttaaaataaaaaatatgaagctttttacttcttttatacatcAACTAAGATGAGTTAACCCAAGATGGTAGGACATAAAGTTGGGCAACAGTGCTGAATAATTTATTAACTGGACTGAGCATCTTTAATGCCCATATCTGGAGTTTTCACTTtacattcttttaaaaaaaattattgacatatatatttttaatttatatttatattttaactttttatttgcatattttggtaaataaaattatatttattaatattaatttaataaatacatattggtatataatttttat is a genomic window containing:
- the CHI3B1 gene encoding chalcone isomerase isoform X1 — its product is MSSMLRFPFSFLQPQRPQFPRPFTAFAAAAAVSSSDRSFLRNALNSFFSVNPSMPLLGSLSLADSGVCVVEAKTGTSFPSILDSSQKLCGIGLRKKNVLGLKNIDVYAFGVYATDEDIKRHLSEKYGKLSASELQGNKEFTEDLMESDISMTIRLQVVYGRLSIRSVRSAFEVSVGSKLQKFGGSDNKELLQRFTSQFKDEFKIPRGSVIHLSRDKGHVLRTSIDGQEVGSIQSKLL
- the CHI3B1 gene encoding chalcone isomerase; this translates as MSSMLRFPFSFLQPQRPQFPRPFTAFAAAAAVSSSDRSFLRNALNSFFSVNPSMPLLGSLSLADSGVCVVEAKTGTSFPSILDSSQKLCGIGLRKKNVLGLKNIDVYAFGVYATDEDIKRHLSEKYGKLSASELQGNKEFTEDLMESDISMTIRLQVVYGRLSIRSVRSAFEVSVGSKLQKFGGSDNKELLQRFTSQFKDEFKIPRGSVIHLSRDKGHVLRTSIDGQEVGSIQSKLLCKSILDLYFGEEPFDNQAKEEIELNMASYL